A window of Hyphomicrobiales bacterium genomic DNA:
CGCCACCCAAGCCAAAAATGATCAGCACTTGGCCTAAAGATAACGTCTCGGTTGCGGCTTTGAGGAGCGTATCCTCAACCGCAAACCCCGCCATTGCAACAACCATCCATACACTGCCCAGCAGGTTGGCTTTGCGGTCGGTCGCTATGTTGGTTTTCATCAAATTGCCGATCTTATTATTTTGAGTAACGGCCATTTAACAATGAATGAGAGACCTCCCTCACCCAAGCCGCGCGATGCCCTCGTCCAGTTTCGCAACCGTCGCTTGCAAGTCTTCCAAGCGGGTGCGTTGTTCTGCGACCACGGCCTCAGGCGCTTTAGCGATGAAGCCTTGATTGCCGAGTTTCTTTTCGATCTTTTCGATCTCGCCTGTCGCTTTATTACGCTCTTTATTCAAGCGGTCACGTTCAGCGCCGAAGTCAATGACACCTTCAAGCGGCAAGCAGACGGTCAATTGACCCACCACGATTTGAGCAGACGCCTGTGGCGCTTCGCTTGCAACAGAACCGTTATCAACGCGGGCCATGCGCTGAAGCGCGTTCATGCTGCGCTCTAACATGGCTTTTTCGTCGTCATTTGCGCCAATCAAGAGCAAGTCGGTGCGGGCTTTCGCAGGCAAGTTCATTTCTGCGCGAACAGAACGAACAGCCGTGATCAGGTCGATCAACCAGTTGATCTCGTCAGCTGCCGCATCATCCATAATGCCTTCAACAGGCCATGAGGAATGCATCAAGAAGCCATCACGAGAAACACCCTCGCCGCTAGTGCGCTCCCAAAGTTCTTCCGTGATAAACGGCATGAACGGATGCATCAGCGCGTAGATTTGATCAAGCACATAGGCCGTCGTTGCGCGGGTCTCAGCTTTCGCCGCCTCGTCGTCACCGCCGAAGACTGGCTTTGCAAGTTCCAAATGCCAGTCGCAAACCTTGTTCCACACAAAGCGATAAACTGATGCTGCTGCCTCATTAAAGCGATAAGCTTCAATCTCGCGGGTTACATCGTTCACCGCGCGAGAAAGCTCGGTTAGCACCCAGCGGTTGAGCTGGCTTTTCGCGTCTTCAGGTTTGAACCCTTCAACAAGCTTACACTCATTCATCTCGGCGAAACGTGTGGCGTTCCAAAGCTTCGTCGCAAAGTTACGGTATCCAGCAACGCGGTCTGTCGAGAGCTTGATGTCGCGCCCTTGTGCGGCCATAGCAGCCAAAGTGAAGCGCAGAGCGTCGGCAGAATATTCGTCAATCAGCTCCAGCGGATCAATCACATTGCCCTTAGATTTCGACATCTTCGCGCCATGCTCATCACGAACAAGGGCGTGGATATAAATCGTGTGGAACGGCTCTTGTTTCATGAAGTGATTGCCCATCATCATCATACGAGCGACCCAGAAGAAGATAATGTCGAAACCAGTGATCAGCACGTCGGTCTGGTAATAACGCTCAAGCTCTGGCGTTTTTTCAGGCCAACCAAGCGTTGAAAACGGCCAAAGCGCTGATGAGAACCATGTGTCGAGCACGTCTTCATCGCGCGTCAATTCAACGGCTTTACCGTAATGCGTTTCAGCAGAAGCTTGAGCTTCTTCTTCGGACTTTTCGACAAAGATTTCGCCATCTGGCCCATACCAAGCCGGAATACGGTGTCCCCACCAAAGCTGACGTGAAATACACCAAGGCTCGATGTTTTCCATCCACTGGTAATAGGTTTTCGACCAGTTCTCTGGCACAAACTTCGTGCGGCCTTCTTTAACAGAAGCAAGCGCTGGTTCTGCGAGCGTTTTAGCATCGGCAAACCATTGGTCGGTGAGCATCGGCTCAATCACCACCTTAGAGCGGTCACCAAATGGCTGCATGATTGGTTTGTTCTCGACCATAGGAACAGCATTGCCGTCCTCGTCTTTGGTCATAACGGCAAGGCCGTCGGCATTGATGTCTGCAACGATTTTCTTACGCGCATCAAAGCGATCAAGGCCACGATAGTCATCGGGTACGAGGTTGATTGCGTCGACAGTTTCTTCGTCAGGCAATTCACCCGATTCTACGATCTGCTTCGCTTTCGCGGCTTCTTCCGCATAAGGCGCACCGTCTGCCCGCAAAGCTGCTTGCGTATCCATCAAGCGATACATCGGGATCTTGCCACGCTTTGCCACTTGATAATCGTTGAAATCATGGGCGCCCGTGATCTTTACCGCACCTGAACCGAAATCAGGGTCTGGGTATTCATCCGTGATAATCGGGATAAAGCGGCGGTGCTCTTTCGGGCCGACAGGAATTTCACAAAGCTTACCCACGATTGACGCATAGCGCTCATCAGATGGGTGAACAGCCACCGCACCATCACCAAGCATGGTTTCAGGACGGGTCGTTGCAATCGAAATATAATCACGTGTCTCACGCAAAGTGATGTTGCCGTCTTCGTCCTTCTCGACATACTCATATGTCTCACCATCTGCGAGCGGGTATTTGAAGTGCCACATATGGCCATCAACATCGATGTTCTCAACTTCAAGGTCAGAAATCGCCGTTTCAAATTTCGGGTCCCAGTTTACAAGGCGTTTGCCCTTGTAGATAAGGCCTTCTTTGTAAAGCGTAACGAAGACCTCAAGAACGGCAGCAGACAAGCCCTCATCCATGGTGAAGCGCTCACGCGACCAATCGCAAGATGCACCAAGGCGCTTAAGCTGACCGATGATCCTGCCGCCAGATTCTTCTTTCCAGCCCCACACGCGGTCCAGAAATTTCTCACGACCCAATTCGCGGCGTTTTGGCTCATTGTTGTCAGCCAGCTGGCGTTCCACCACCATTTGCGTCGCAATGCCCGCATGGTCCGTACCTGCTTGCCAAAGAACGTCGCGACCGCGCATCCGTTCAAAGCGCACCAAGATATCCTGAAGCGTGTTGTTGAGCGCATGGCCCATGTGTAGAGAGCCCGTTACATTGGGTGGTGGGATCACGATGCAATAAGGATCAGCACCTTCGGCGGCGTTTACGCCAGCACGAAAAGCTTCGGCTTTTTCCCAAGTGTCATAAATGCGAG
This region includes:
- a CDS encoding valine--tRNA ligase; this translates as MLDKNYDAASVEPRIYDTWEKAEAFRAGVNAAEGADPYCIVIPPPNVTGSLHMGHALNNTLQDILVRFERMRGRDVLWQAGTDHAGIATQMVVERQLADNNEPKRRELGREKFLDRVWGWKEESGGRIIGQLKRLGASCDWSRERFTMDEGLSAAVLEVFVTLYKEGLIYKGKRLVNWDPKFETAISDLEVENIDVDGHMWHFKYPLADGETYEYVEKDEDGNITLRETRDYISIATTRPETMLGDGAVAVHPSDERYASIVGKLCEIPVGPKEHRRFIPIITDEYPDPDFGSGAVKITGAHDFNDYQVAKRGKIPMYRLMDTQAALRADGAPYAEEAAKAKQIVESGELPDEETVDAINLVPDDYRGLDRFDARKKIVADINADGLAVMTKDEDGNAVPMVENKPIMQPFGDRSKVVIEPMLTDQWFADAKTLAEPALASVKEGRTKFVPENWSKTYYQWMENIEPWCISRQLWWGHRIPAWYGPDGEIFVEKSEEEAQASAETHYGKAVELTRDEDVLDTWFSSALWPFSTLGWPEKTPELERYYQTDVLITGFDIIFFWVARMMMMGNHFMKQEPFHTIYIHALVRDEHGAKMSKSKGNVIDPLELIDEYSADALRFTLAAMAAQGRDIKLSTDRVAGYRNFATKLWNATRFAEMNECKLVEGFKPEDAKSQLNRWVLTELSRAVNDVTREIEAYRFNEAAASVYRFVWNKVCDWHLELAKPVFGGDDEAAKAETRATTAYVLDQIYALMHPFMPFITEELWERTSGEGVSRDGFLMHSSWPVEGIMDDAAADEINWLIDLITAVRSVRAEMNLPAKARTDLLLIGANDDEKAMLERSMNALQRMARVDNGSVASEAPQASAQIVVGQLTVCLPLEGVIDFGAERDRLNKERNKATGEIEKIEKKLGNQGFIAKAPEAVVAEQRTRLEDLQATVAKLDEGIARLG